A genomic segment from Nitratiruptor sp. YY08-10 encodes:
- a CDS encoding transglycosylase domain-containing protein, producing MNILKKIISFFFKILLILSIVGIGFGVYYAATLYKEVAPKADRIVNYHPQLTTKIYDRNGKLIANIFLDQNREYVRYEEIPPRVIEALLAIEDTKFFEHPGINFDAIFRALLKDIKARKFVEGASTITQQLVKNMVLSREKKLQRKIKEALIALEVERRLSKEQILERYLNQVFFGHGYYGIKTAAKGYFHKNLSQLTLKEIAMLVGLPRAPSYYDPTKHYHEALKRANRVITRMHELGWINEAMFTEAIQEKPKVYNDTLTKNSAPYIVDEVLRRFRPLFPDIKTGGYTIYTTIDLRLQKIAKKKLKAGYEAIKQRGQDYNYSNLNGALVALKPKTGEVLALVGGVDYMKSSFNRATQAKRQPGSAIKPFIYQIALNHGYSQITKIPDIARSYEFEVDGEKQIWKPKNYEKNFEGEIPLREALIHSRNLATINLVEDLGLANVYKGLKAFGFKNIPKDLSIALGSVVVSPLELAGLYSVFPNYGIRVVPRIVLTILDKNGKIVFESQPRSKKIEEPKQAFLIVDILRDVVKRGTGTRARVPGVEVAGKTGTTNNYVDAWFCGFTPDIETIVWFGQDDNSPLKKREAGGRASAPVVGAMIKEIYKLNPQLRRKFVVPEGVKTMIVDGKKIYYTDISKPSKEDLVKDNQEQEQLLF from the coding sequence ATGAACATATTGAAAAAAATCATCTCTTTTTTCTTCAAGATACTATTGATCTTATCAATAGTTGGTATCGGTTTTGGGGTTTATTATGCAGCGACACTGTATAAAGAGGTAGCTCCCAAAGCGGATAGAATCGTCAACTACCATCCTCAACTGACGACAAAGATATACGATAGAAACGGGAAGCTGATTGCCAATATATTTTTGGATCAAAATCGAGAATATGTGCGATATGAAGAGATACCTCCACGTGTCATTGAGGCACTTTTAGCTATTGAAGATACGAAATTTTTCGAGCATCCCGGTATCAATTTTGATGCGATTTTTAGAGCTTTGCTCAAAGATATCAAAGCAAGAAAATTTGTAGAAGGAGCCAGTACCATAACACAGCAGTTGGTTAAAAATATGGTGCTCTCACGTGAAAAGAAACTGCAAAGAAAGATAAAAGAGGCTCTTATTGCACTGGAGGTGGAGCGAAGACTGAGCAAAGAGCAGATTTTGGAGCGCTATTTGAATCAGGTTTTTTTCGGGCATGGTTATTATGGCATCAAAACGGCTGCGAAGGGATATTTTCATAAAAATCTCTCACAATTGACACTCAAAGAGATCGCTATGCTTGTCGGACTTCCAAGAGCACCAAGCTATTATGATCCTACAAAACATTATCATGAGGCACTCAAAAGAGCCAATCGGGTTATTACCCGTATGCATGAGCTCGGTTGGATCAACGAAGCGATGTTTACTGAAGCAATTCAAGAAAAGCCAAAAGTCTATAACGATACTTTGACAAAAAACAGTGCGCCATATATTGTCGATGAAGTGCTTCGAAGATTCAGACCTCTGTTTCCGGATATCAAAACAGGCGGATATACAATCTATACAACCATCGATCTGCGACTGCAAAAGATCGCCAAAAAGAAGCTAAAAGCAGGATATGAAGCGATCAAGCAAAGAGGCCAAGATTATAACTACTCCAATCTCAACGGAGCATTGGTCGCGCTCAAGCCAAAAACAGGGGAAGTTTTGGCACTTGTCGGGGGAGTGGATTATATGAAAAGTTCATTCAATAGAGCCACCCAGGCAAAGCGGCAACCAGGAAGTGCCATTAAACCGTTTATTTATCAAATTGCTCTCAATCACGGCTATTCTCAAATCACGAAAATACCAGATATCGCAAGAAGCTATGAATTTGAGGTTGACGGGGAAAAACAGATATGGAAACCGAAAAATTATGAAAAGAATTTCGAAGGAGAGATCCCGCTACGTGAAGCGCTCATTCATTCGAGAAATCTTGCTACAATCAATTTGGTAGAAGATTTGGGCTTAGCAAATGTCTACAAAGGTTTGAAGGCGTTCGGTTTCAAAAATATACCAAAAGATCTCTCAATCGCTTTGGGAAGTGTAGTAGTTTCTCCTTTGGAACTGGCCGGTCTCTATTCTGTATTTCCAAATTACGGTATACGTGTTGTACCAAGAATTGTCCTCACTATTCTGGATAAAAATGGAAAAATCGTTTTTGAATCACAGCCTCGATCCAAAAAGATTGAAGAGCCCAAACAGGCCTTTTTGATTGTGGATATCTTACGAGATGTGGTCAAAAGGGGTACCGGTACACGAGCAAGAGTACCAGGTGTAGAAGTGGCGGGGAAAACAGGAACGACAAATAATTATGTGGATGCCTGGTTTTGTGGGTTTACACCGGATATCGAAACGATTGTCTGGTTCGGTCAAGATGATAATTCCCCGCTCAAAAAAAGAGAGGCGGGAGGAAGAGCTTCTGCACCGGTTGTCGGGGCTATGATCAAGGAAATCTATAAGCTCAATC
- a CDS encoding ATP-binding cassette domain-containing protein, whose translation MKPFVCKTLQIIDKKKQKKLVDISFEIRHSLALVGQSGSGKSLTLKALLGLLPKNLHSQIAYEWEYELVRGQTLSLVPQNPFTSLSPLTKIKDQFFAPVQKAAHMLTMVGLDGSFLDRYPPQLSGGQIQRVVIAMALVQEPKLLLLDEPTTALDPKTKSMVLELLRHLQDQMRFLMLFVTHDIQSAVKLCKEAAVIKDGTILETGLMDSVISHPKTEYTKILIESNFANREFRK comes from the coding sequence ATGAAGCCTTTTGTATGTAAAACGTTGCAGATTATCGATAAGAAGAAACAAAAAAAGCTTGTTGATATCTCTTTTGAGATACGTCATTCTTTGGCATTGGTAGGACAGAGCGGCAGCGGTAAGAGTTTGACTCTTAAAGCGTTACTTGGGTTGCTGCCGAAAAATCTACATTCTCAAATAGCGTATGAGTGGGAATATGAGCTTGTTCGAGGGCAGACACTCTCTCTTGTACCACAAAATCCTTTTACCTCATTGAGTCCACTGACAAAAATAAAAGATCAATTTTTTGCTCCGGTACAAAAAGCGGCTCATATGCTGACGATGGTTGGACTTGACGGCTCCTTTTTGGATAGATATCCTCCTCAGCTCAGTGGAGGGCAGATACAGCGAGTCGTTATCGCTATGGCTCTTGTGCAAGAACCGAAACTGCTACTGCTTGACGAGCCTACAACTGCCCTTGATCCAAAAACGAAATCGATGGTGTTGGAGCTTCTGCGACATTTACAAGATCAGATGCGGTTTTTGATGCTTTTTGTGACCCATGACATACAAAGTGCTGTGAAACTGTGCAAGGAAGCCGCAGTGATCAAAGATGGTACAATTTTGGAAACGGGTTTGATGGATTCGGTTATTTCTCATCCCAAAACAGAATATACGAAAATATTGATCGAGTCCAATTTTGCCAATAGAGAGTTTCGAAAATGA
- a CDS encoding pyridoxal phosphate-dependent aminotransferase family protein, producing the protein MYEKELKALQRAGRFRKRQIFPLDVKDFASNDYLGLAHDKELLKRAYEKVSQFPYNTSKASALINGYTPIHQAFEKALCQLNGFESCITVGSGFLANLALIESLVRKKDRLFIDEEFHASGILASRLVDQVEFFAHNDAKDLQKRLQKGGYNRAVVAVEGIYSMSGDILDPEIFEVAKESLLIVDEAHSSGVIGKNLLGVFDHYGIEPTPMHIKMGTLGKAYASYGAYILANSEVVSYLENRAKSIIYTTALSLMDVALAHEALEKIVQQKEFFYRAIQTRQSIAKEFGYETPGLIVDIPKKDVLHIQKELLDRGYLVGAIRPPTVPKSMIRVIARLGESEEDFVKVLEMLS; encoded by the coding sequence ATGTATGAAAAAGAGCTGAAGGCTTTACAGCGTGCAGGCCGATTTCGTAAACGTCAAATTTTTCCCCTGGATGTGAAAGATTTTGCTTCTAACGATTATTTGGGGCTCGCTCATGATAAAGAGCTTTTAAAAAGAGCGTATGAGAAAGTATCGCAATTTCCTTACAATACATCCAAAGCTTCTGCACTGATTAACGGATATACACCTATTCATCAGGCCTTTGAGAAAGCGTTGTGTCAGCTCAACGGGTTTGAGAGTTGTATTACGGTGGGAAGCGGATTTTTGGCAAACCTGGCACTGATCGAATCTCTTGTGAGGAAAAAAGATCGCCTTTTTATAGATGAAGAGTTTCATGCAAGCGGTATTTTGGCTTCAAGGCTTGTCGATCAGGTGGAGTTTTTTGCTCATAATGATGCAAAGGATTTGCAAAAAAGGCTCCAAAAAGGCGGTTACAATAGAGCTGTGGTTGCCGTAGAAGGTATCTACTCCATGAGTGGAGATATTCTTGATCCTGAAATTTTTGAAGTTGCCAAAGAGTCTCTTTTGATTGTTGATGAAGCCCATAGCAGCGGAGTGATTGGAAAAAATCTTTTAGGTGTTTTTGATCATTATGGGATTGAGCCGACACCTATGCATATCAAAATGGGTACCCTTGGAAAAGCCTATGCAAGTTATGGGGCGTATATTTTGGCAAATAGTGAGGTTGTATCCTATCTTGAAAATCGGGCAAAAAGTATCATTTATACGACAGCTCTTTCTTTGATGGATGTTGCACTGGCTCATGAAGCTCTTGAAAAGATTGTCCAGCAAAAAGAGTTTTTTTATAGAGCGATTCAAACAAGACAGTCTATCGCAAAAGAGTTTGGATACGAAACGCCCGGACTTATTGTGGATATTCCTAAAAAGGATGTTCTACACATCCAAAAAGAGTTGCTGGATAGAGGCTATCTTGTGGGTGCTATTCGTCCTCCGACTGTTCCAAAATCTATGATTCGTGTCATTGCAAGGCTTGGGGAGAGCGAAGAAGACTTTGTGAAAGTATTGGAGATGCTTTCATGA
- a CDS encoding RIO1 family regulatory kinase/ATPase: protein MQKIFEGNRGEIFLIDYFDQKAILKKQKRDKPNTIHNEIKMLQKLQPLGIVPKIYEYGSDYIVMEYIEGISMKEALKRNKKRALRLALEIGYILDKAHIWHTELGRYYHLIFDQKLKKCKVIDFERAKESSRPRNLLQIVGFYCKEYDLKEAIELYKKEKSAGYKKMIEALDV, encoded by the coding sequence TTGCAAAAGATCTTTGAAGGCAATCGCGGCGAAATCTTTCTCATTGACTATTTTGATCAAAAAGCGATTCTCAAAAAGCAAAAGAGAGACAAACCCAATACGATTCACAATGAGATCAAGATGCTGCAAAAGCTTCAACCTCTTGGTATCGTTCCGAAAATCTATGAATATGGTTCAGATTATATCGTCATGGAATACATCGAGGGGATTTCCATGAAAGAGGCCTTGAAGCGTAATAAAAAACGAGCTTTGCGTTTAGCTTTGGAGATTGGCTACATCTTGGATAAAGCGCATATCTGGCATACAGAGCTTGGACGATATTATCATCTTATATTTGATCAAAAACTAAAAAAGTGCAAAGTGATCGATTTTGAAAGAGCCAAAGAGAGTTCCAGACCCCGCAATCTTTTGCAAATTGTTGGATTTTACTGTAAAGAGTACGATCTAAAAGAGGCAATCGAACTGTACAAAAAAGAGAAAAGTGCAGGTTATAAAAAAATGATTGAGGCTTTGGATGTATGA
- the maf gene encoding septum formation inhibitor Maf, whose product MIRLASGSETRAKLLQNAGIDFIQSPIDFDEEKLLKQYKKPKDFVCAAARGKMEAAVQKYGLDIPIVVADTVVAVGDEILRKAKNEKEAKEILQKQSGNKVDIITCMIYKDKEKTVEDLDITSYIFAPFDDKDLQNYLQSGDWRGKAGACMVEGFCKKYIKEVRGRESTAMGLQVERLAEIAKDL is encoded by the coding sequence ATGATACGCCTTGCAAGCGGAAGTGAGACACGGGCAAAACTTTTACAAAATGCTGGAATTGATTTCATTCAAAGTCCCATCGATTTTGATGAAGAGAAACTTCTAAAACAATATAAAAAACCCAAAGATTTTGTCTGTGCAGCAGCCAGAGGGAAAATGGAGGCAGCTGTACAAAAATATGGCCTTGATATCCCAATCGTAGTTGCTGATACGGTTGTGGCTGTTGGCGATGAGATACTTCGAAAAGCCAAAAATGAAAAAGAGGCAAAAGAGATTTTACAAAAGCAAAGCGGAAACAAAGTAGATATCATCACCTGCATGATCTACAAAGATAAAGAAAAAACGGTAGAGGATTTAGATATTACAAGTTACATTTTTGCTCCATTTGATGACAAGGATTTACAAAATTATCTTCAAAGTGGCGACTGGAGAGGAAAAGCTGGGGCTTGTATGGTGGAGGGATTTTGCAAAAAGTATATCAAAGAGGTTCGGGGCAGAGAATCGACAGCCATGGGACTTCAGGTGGAAAGGCTGGCTGAAATTGCAAAAGATCTTTGA
- the speD gene encoding adenosylmethionine decarboxylase codes for MKSLGKHLLAEYYRCDENAINDVQKVEEALVKAAEIAGATVIGKSFHRFEPYGVSGVVVISESHLTIHTWPEYGFAAVDVFTCGDHVDPMKAHEYLKQVFKTQNATVETILRGVLNIPDLRHKPGGSCITGNCGDKKIG; via the coding sequence ATGAAATCTTTGGGGAAGCATCTTTTAGCAGAGTATTATAGATGTGATGAGAATGCGATCAATGATGTGCAGAAAGTGGAAGAGGCGCTTGTGAAAGCTGCAGAAATTGCAGGAGCGACAGTGATCGGAAAATCGTTTCATAGGTTTGAGCCTTACGGCGTGAGTGGTGTTGTGGTCATCAGTGAGTCGCATCTGACGATCCATACCTGGCCGGAATATGGGTTTGCCGCAGTGGATGTGTTTACGTGTGGTGATCATGTGGATCCCATGAAAGCGCATGAATATCTTAAACAAGTTTTTAAAACCCAAAATGCTACGGTAGAGACAATTTTACGAGGTGTTTTGAACATTCCAGATCTTCGCCATAAACCGGGTGGCAGTTGTATTACAGGAAATTGCGGAGATAAAAAAATCGGATGA